A portion of the Acanthopagrus latus isolate v.2019 chromosome 21, fAcaLat1.1, whole genome shotgun sequence genome contains these proteins:
- the LOC119011915 gene encoding zinc finger and SCAN domain-containing protein 30-like: MKRRRRSKAWLHFTRQDEISAVCNQCSAVISCKGAVTSNMLKHLSTQHGIKYQECHALHRLHTSAYVAAGQTSSTGTPIDNGFLPLSSLRLIVPPLQLVSAALWEIVKQGAVVHYGLLEEFISTVLETVPELLTDTERVQLVMGLRAKVVLELCHSDDLTNLQAIQSHLSRINTYIKNQDNKNTSSEVEASVTNFLELVNTLKDDQCQRDIFYQKIFPTVFGTEYDSALQALMRKFLLSLHKLLPVPNLEQTSLWLSRSPSVLKECVDFLNQPEPLHTLIQHHKHHGHNVLQASPLSADDCILSSLSYRLPKVENDEGDTQLKSELSCVSQDSQIDNLLASESENIKKENLIEIKSELSCVSQDLQIDNLLAIESENIKKENSMEIKSELMWNIEINGQQHANDVAEDQGASIEVILQPFDESESYNHVKTGSRKSSKTFKCLICGKDFGSLTKLKRHKTIHHDGLTNKRSQSNSATHKIHAEVKPETCIEAELPPLASATTRSPPNLTRLPDFEQSDANCDLVCHLCGKVYTYQKNFDKHQKICLIRSEQQAETDQQCSTSLAHLSKLNPADTTTESPPSETETGPSHVVPQESLESPQQQTCKRSSRVKQCSICREVFSCSADLMSHMRCHIEQKDSDNFKDYGTHQKDKCRVS; this comes from the exons atgaagaggaggagacgatCTAAAGCCTGGCTGCATTTCACCAGACAGGATGAGATTTCTGCTGTGTGTAATCAGTGCAGTGCTGTAATATCGTGCAAGGGTGCAGTTACCAGCAACATGCTGAAACATTTGTCTACCCAGCATGGAATTAAGTACCAAGAATGTCATGCGTTACACCGCCTGCATACGAGTGCTTACGTTGCTGCTGGTCAAACAAGCTCCACTGGGACCCCCATTGACAACG gcttcctccccctttcctccctccgtctcatcgtccctcctctgcagcttgTGTCTGCGGCTCTGTGGGAGATAGTGAAGCAGGGAGCTGTGGTGCACTATGGTCTGCTGGAGGAGTTCATCAGCACAGTGCTGGAGACAGTCCCTGAActgctcactgacacagagagagtccAGCTAGTTATGGGTCTGCGTGCAAAG GTGGTGCTCGAGTTATGCCACAGTGATGATCTTACGAACCTTCAGGCCATCCAGTCTCATTTGAGCAGAATAAACACCTACATTAAAAACCAGGACAACAAG AATACTAGCTCTGAGGTGGAAGCATCAGTGACAAACTTCCTGGAGCTGGTTAACACTCTAAAGGATGACCAGTGCCAGAGGGATATCTTTTATCAG AAAATCTTCCCAACAGTGTTCGGCACTGAATACGACTCTGCCCTACAGGCTCTGATGAGGAAATTCCTCCTCAGTCTACACAAGCTGCTGCCTGTTCCAAACCTAGAACAA aCTTCACTGTGGCTCAGTCGATCCCCCTCTGTCTTGAAAGAGTGTGTTGACTTCTTGAATCAACCTGAGCCCCTGCATACACTTATTCAGCATCACAAACATCATGGGCACAACGTTCTACAAG CTTCGCCTTTGTCAGCTGATGATTGCATCCTTTCCAGCCTGTCTTATCGCCTACCAAAGGTGGAAAATGACGAAGGAGACACACAGTTAAAATCTGAACTGTCGTGTGTCTCACAAGACTCGCAGATAGATAACTTGCTTGCCAGTGAgtcagaaaatattaaaaaagaaaacttaattGAGATTAAATCTGAATTGTCATGTGTCTCTCAAGACTTGCAGATAGATAACTTGCTTGCCATTGAgtcagaaaatattaaaaaagaaaactcaatgGAGATTAAATCAGAATTAATGTGGAACATAGAAATAAATGGACAACAACATGCTAATGATGTGGCTGAAGACCAGGGGGCCTCTATTGAAGTAATACTTCAACCTTTTGATGAAAGTGAGTCGTACAACCATGTGAAAACTGGCAGTCGGAAATCCTCCAAAACCTTCAAGTGTCTCATCTGTGGCAAAGATTTTGGTTCCCTTACCAAACTAAAGAGGCACAAGACTATCCATCATGATGGCTTGACAAACAAAAGGAGTCAGTCAAATTCTGCGACCCACAAAATACATGCAGAAGTCAAACCAGAGACTTGTATTGAAGCTGAGCTTCCACCACTGGCAAGTGCCACAACACGTAGCCCTCCAAATTTGACTAGACTTCCAGACTTTGAGCAGTCTGATGCTAACTGTGATCTTGTTTGTCATCTTTGTGGCAAAGTTTACACTTATCAAAAGaactttgacaaacaccagaaGATTTGCCTGATCAGAAGTGAACAGCAAGCAGAGACGGACCAACAGTGTTCCACAAGCTTAGCTCATCTCTCCAAATTGAACCCTGCTGATACAACTACAGAGTCTCCCCCCAGTGAAACTGAAACTGGGCCTTCACATGTTGTTCCCCAGGAATCTTTAGAATCACCTCAACAGCAAACATGTAAAAGGAGCAGTCGTGTTAAACAATGCTCCATATGTCGAGAAGTCTTTAGCTGTTCTGCTGACTTGATGAGTCACATGAGATGCCACATTGAACAAAAAGACTCTGACAACTTCAAAGACTACGGGACACATCAGAAAGATAAATGCAGAGTTTCATAG
- the LOC119011914 gene encoding zinc finger protein 658B-like isoform X1 translates to MNPHVEDGPHCSVDLTWSVSDRTSISRSAHPPGQQMCSVHTQWEDPAQQDHSYCQTARGKDVRDMITQCDEFGYFMLQNDADALLYTGLNPLSSLRLIVPPLQLVSAALWEIVKQGAVVHYGLLEEFISTVLETVPELLTDTERVQLVMGLRAKVVLELCHSDDLTNLQAIQSHLSRINTYIKNQDNKNTSSEVEASVTNFLELVNTLKDDQCQRDIFYQKIFPTVFGTEYDSALQALMRKFLLSLHKLLPVPNLEQTSLWLSQSPSVLKECVDFLNQPEPLNTLIQHHKHHGHNVLQASPFSADDCILSSLSYRLPKVENDEGDTQLKSELSCVSQDLQIDNLLASESENIKKENLIEIKSELSCVSQDSQIDNLLASESENIKKENCMEIKSELMWNIEINGQQHANDVAEDQGASIEVILQPFDESESYNHVKTGSRKSSKTFKCLICGKDFGSLTKLKRHKTIHHDGLTNKRSQSNSATHKIHAEVKPETCIEAERPPLASATTRSPPNLTRLPDFEQSDANCDLVCHLCGKVYTYQKNFDKHQKFCVVRNKQQAETDQQCSTSLAHLSKLNPADTATESPPSETETEPSHVVPQESLESPQQQTCKRSSRVKQCSVCREVFSCSADLMSHMRCHIEQKDSDNFKDYETHQEDKCRVSQQHSQDNPLSNTKKSKQENPVVSSGRSHVPLITDGPANSQAVKPCKSTVKCQECEQVFTYHKSFEKHQSKCSIKGPQRTKQTKTNFSIIIGCDFQSADNTSRSRDETSSGTAKPTISADDANTSQAKTRTFKCNMCDKNFSKISQMKEHYSKSHKVTESYPCTLCKRTFVRMSELVRHQQNMKLYQCVTCKKCFSKSRLKDHEKIHDACVTPNICETCGQSFRLHAYLVLHQRKHRDKQPNVCSHCGKHYSTKYGLKAHMVRHTGGYPCPVCGKKFYQKIYLRWHLYKHTGKEPYLCDTCGKGWPTAAQLKCHMVHHQEERPFKCEDCGHCYKRQSNLIAHRRAVHIRLRPFSCEVCNKGFRLNKELRQHMRVHTGERPFMCTRCGKKFKRKVHLQQHSKNACR, encoded by the exons ATGAACCCACACGTTGAAGATGGACCTC actgCTCGGTGGACTTAACTTGGTCTGTCTCTGACCGGACCAGCATCTCAAGATCTGCGCATCCCCCTGGCCAACAGATGTGCTCAGTCCATACACAGTGGGAGGACCCTGCACAACAGGATCACAGCTATTGCCAGACGGCCCGCGGAAAAGATGTGCGGGATATGATCACCCAGTGTGATGAGTTTGGCTACTTCATGCTTCAGAACGACGCAGATGCTTTGCTCTACACAG GCCTCAaccccctttcctccctccgtctcatcgtccctcctctgcagcttgTGTCTGCGGCTCTGTGGGAGATAGTGAAGCAGGGAGCTGTGGTGCACTATGGTCTGCTGGAGGAGTTCATCAGCACAGTGCTGGAGACAGTCCCTGAACtgctcactgacacagaaagaGTCCAGCTAGTTATGGGTCTACGTGCAAAG GTGGTGCTCGAGTTATGCCACAGTGATGATCTTACGAACCTTCAGGCCATCCAGTCTCATTTGAGCAGAATAAACACCTACATTAAAAACCAGGACAACAAG AATACTAGCTCTGAGGTGGAAGCATCAGTAACAAACTTCCTGGAGCTGGTTAACACTCTAAAGGATGATCAGTGCCAGAGGGATATCTTTTATCAG AAAATCTTCCCAACAGTGTTCGGCACTGAATACGACTCTGCCCTACAGGCTCTGATGAGGAAATTCCTCCTCAGTCTACACAAGCTGCTGCCTGTTCCAAACCTAGAACAA aCTTCACTGTGGCTCAGTCAATCCCCCTCTGTCTTGAAAGAGTGTGTTGACTTCTTGAATCAACCTGAGCCCCTGAATACACTTATTCAGCATCACAAACATCATGGGCACAATGTTCTACAAG CTTCGCCTTTCTCAGCTGATGATTGCATCCTTTCCAGCCTGTCTTATCGCCTACCAAAGGTGGAAAATGACGAAGGAGACACACAGTTAAAATCTGAACTGTCGTGTGTCTCACAAGACTTGCAGATAGATAACTTGCTTGCCAGTGAgtcagaaaatattaaaaaagaaaacttgattGAGATTAAATCTGAATTGTCATGTGTCTCACAGGACTCGCAGATAGATAACTTGCTTGCCAGTGAgtcagaaaatattaaaaaagaaaactgtatgGAGATTAAATCAGAATTAATGTGGAACATAGAAATAAATGGACAACAACATGCTAATGATGTGGCTGAAGACCAGGGGGCCTCTATTGAAGTAATACTTCAGCCTTTTGATGAAAGTGAGTCGTACAACCATGTGAAAACTGGCAGTCGGAAATCCTCCAAAACCTTCAAGTGTCTCATTTGTGGCAAAGATTTTGGTTCCCTTACCAAACTAAAGAGGCACAAGACTATCCATCATGATGGCTTGACAAACAAAAGGAGTCAGTCAAATTCTGCGACCCACAAAATACATGCAGAAGTCAAACCAGAGACTTGTATTGAAGCTGAGCGTCCACCACTGGCAAGTGCCACAACACGTAGCCCTCCAAATTTGACTAGACTTCCAGACTTTGAGCAGTCTGATGCTAACTGTGATCTTGTTTGTCATCTTTGTGGCAAAGTTTACACTTATCAAAAGaactttgacaaacaccagaaGTTTTGCGTGGTCCGTAATAAACAACAAGCAGAGACGGACCAACAGTGTTCCACAAGCTTAGCTCATCTCTCCAAACTAAACCCTGCTGATACAGCCACAGAGTCTCCCCCCAGTGAAACGGAAACTGAGCCTTCACATGTTGTTCCCCAGGAATCTTTAGAATCACCTCAACAGCAAACATGTAAAAGGAGCAGTCGTGTTAAACAATGCTCCGTATGTCGAGAAGTCTTTAGCTGTTCTGCTGACTTGATGAGTCACATGAGATGCCACATTGAACAAAAAGACTCTGACAACTTCAAAGACTACGAGACACATCAAGAAGATAAATGCAGAGTTTCACAGCAACATTCACAGGACAATCCCctcagcaacacaaagaaaagcaaacaggagAATCCAGTTGTTTCAAGTGGTAGAAGTCACGTCCCACTAATCACAGATGGACCTGCCAACTCTCAGGCTGTGAAGCCATGTAAATCAACAGTGAAGTGTCAGGAATGTGAGCAGGTTTTTACCTACCATAAGAGCTTTGAGAAGCACCAGAGTAAATGTTCCATCAAAGGTCCTCAAaggacaaagcaaacaaaaacaaatttctCTATTATCATTGGGTGTGATTTCCAATCAGCTGACAATACCAGCAGGAGCCGTGATGAGACAAGTTCTGGAACTGCAAAACCTACAATCTCAGCAGATGATGCAAACACTTCCCAGGCAAAAACTCGCACCTTTAAATGCAACATGTGTGATAAGAACTTTTCAAAAATTTCCCAGATGAAAGAACATTATTCCAAGTCACATAAAGTCACTGAGTCATACCCATGCACTTTGTGCAAGAGAACTTTTGTGAGGATGTCTGAATTGGTTAGACATCAGCAAAATATGAAGTTGTACCAGTGCGTCACCTGCAAGAAATGTTTCTCGAAATCTAGACTAAAAGATCATGAAAAAATACACGATGCGTGTGTAACACCAAATATTTGTGAAACATGCGGGCAAAGCTTCAGATTACATGCTTATCTGGTTTTGCACCAGAGAAAGCACAGAGACAAGCAGCCTAATGTTTGTTCCCACTGTGGAAAACACTATAGTACAAAATATGGCCTGAAAGCCCACATGGTGAGGCACACAGGTGGTTATCCATGCCCAGTGTGCGGAAAGAAATTCtatcaaaaaatatatctgaGATGGCAtttgtacaaacacacagggaaagaGCCGTACCTCTGCGACACCTGTGGGAAAGGTTGGCcgactgcagctcagctcaagTGTCACATGGTTCACCATCAAGAGGAAAGGCCGTTCAAGTGTGAAGACTGTGGTCATTGTTACAAGAGGCAATCCAATTTGATCGCTCACCGTAGAGCTGTACATATCCGGCTGCGTCCATTCTCGTGTGAGGTTTGCAACAAAGGCTTTAGATTAAACAAGGAGCTTAGACAACACATGAGGGTTCATACAGGGGAGCGGCCATTCATGTGTACAAGGTGTGGCAAAAAGTTCAAGAGAAAAGTTCACCTTcagcaacacagcaaaaatGCATGTCGGTAA
- the LOC119011914 gene encoding uncharacterized protein LOC119011914 isoform X3 — translation MNPHVEDGPHCSVDLTWSVSDRTSISRSAHPPGQQMCSVHTQWEDPAQQDHSYCQTARGKDVRDMITQCDEFGYFMLQNDADALLYTACVCGSVGDSEAGSCGALWSAGGVHQHSAGDSP, via the exons ATGAACCCACACGTTGAAGATGGACCTC actgCTCGGTGGACTTAACTTGGTCTGTCTCTGACCGGACCAGCATCTCAAGATCTGCGCATCCCCCTGGCCAACAGATGTGCTCAGTCCATACACAGTGGGAGGACCCTGCACAACAGGATCACAGCTATTGCCAGACGGCCCGCGGAAAAGATGTGCGGGATATGATCACCCAGTGTGATGAGTTTGGCTACTTCATGCTTCAGAACGACGCAGATGCTTTGCTCTACACAG cttgTGTCTGCGGCTCTGTGGGAGATAGTGAAGCAGGGAGCTGTGGTGCACTATGGTCTGCTGGAGGAGTTCATCAGCACAGTGCTGGAGACAGTCCCTGA
- the LOC119011914 gene encoding zinc finger protein 658B-like isoform X2, giving the protein MSLATSCFRTTQMLCSTQLVSAALWEIVKQGAVVHYGLLEEFISTVLETVPELLTDTERVQLVMGLRAKVVLELCHSDDLTNLQAIQSHLSRINTYIKNQDNKNTSSEVEASVTNFLELVNTLKDDQCQRDIFYQKIFPTVFGTEYDSALQALMRKFLLSLHKLLPVPNLEQTSLWLSQSPSVLKECVDFLNQPEPLNTLIQHHKHHGHNVLQASPFSADDCILSSLSYRLPKVENDEGDTQLKSELSCVSQDLQIDNLLASESENIKKENLIEIKSELSCVSQDSQIDNLLASESENIKKENCMEIKSELMWNIEINGQQHANDVAEDQGASIEVILQPFDESESYNHVKTGSRKSSKTFKCLICGKDFGSLTKLKRHKTIHHDGLTNKRSQSNSATHKIHAEVKPETCIEAERPPLASATTRSPPNLTRLPDFEQSDANCDLVCHLCGKVYTYQKNFDKHQKFCVVRNKQQAETDQQCSTSLAHLSKLNPADTATESPPSETETEPSHVVPQESLESPQQQTCKRSSRVKQCSVCREVFSCSADLMSHMRCHIEQKDSDNFKDYETHQEDKCRVSQQHSQDNPLSNTKKSKQENPVVSSGRSHVPLITDGPANSQAVKPCKSTVKCQECEQVFTYHKSFEKHQSKCSIKGPQRTKQTKTNFSIIIGCDFQSADNTSRSRDETSSGTAKPTISADDANTSQAKTRTFKCNMCDKNFSKISQMKEHYSKSHKVTESYPCTLCKRTFVRMSELVRHQQNMKLYQCVTCKKCFSKSRLKDHEKIHDACVTPNICETCGQSFRLHAYLVLHQRKHRDKQPNVCSHCGKHYSTKYGLKAHMVRHTGGYPCPVCGKKFYQKIYLRWHLYKHTGKEPYLCDTCGKGWPTAAQLKCHMVHHQEERPFKCEDCGHCYKRQSNLIAHRRAVHIRLRPFSCEVCNKGFRLNKELRQHMRVHTGERPFMCTRCGKKFKRKVHLQQHSKNACR; this is encoded by the exons ATGAGTTTGGCTACTTCATGCTTCAGAACGACGCAGATGCTTTGCTCTACACAG cttgTGTCTGCGGCTCTGTGGGAGATAGTGAAGCAGGGAGCTGTGGTGCACTATGGTCTGCTGGAGGAGTTCATCAGCACAGTGCTGGAGACAGTCCCTGAACtgctcactgacacagaaagaGTCCAGCTAGTTATGGGTCTACGTGCAAAG GTGGTGCTCGAGTTATGCCACAGTGATGATCTTACGAACCTTCAGGCCATCCAGTCTCATTTGAGCAGAATAAACACCTACATTAAAAACCAGGACAACAAG AATACTAGCTCTGAGGTGGAAGCATCAGTAACAAACTTCCTGGAGCTGGTTAACACTCTAAAGGATGATCAGTGCCAGAGGGATATCTTTTATCAG AAAATCTTCCCAACAGTGTTCGGCACTGAATACGACTCTGCCCTACAGGCTCTGATGAGGAAATTCCTCCTCAGTCTACACAAGCTGCTGCCTGTTCCAAACCTAGAACAA aCTTCACTGTGGCTCAGTCAATCCCCCTCTGTCTTGAAAGAGTGTGTTGACTTCTTGAATCAACCTGAGCCCCTGAATACACTTATTCAGCATCACAAACATCATGGGCACAATGTTCTACAAG CTTCGCCTTTCTCAGCTGATGATTGCATCCTTTCCAGCCTGTCTTATCGCCTACCAAAGGTGGAAAATGACGAAGGAGACACACAGTTAAAATCTGAACTGTCGTGTGTCTCACAAGACTTGCAGATAGATAACTTGCTTGCCAGTGAgtcagaaaatattaaaaaagaaaacttgattGAGATTAAATCTGAATTGTCATGTGTCTCACAGGACTCGCAGATAGATAACTTGCTTGCCAGTGAgtcagaaaatattaaaaaagaaaactgtatgGAGATTAAATCAGAATTAATGTGGAACATAGAAATAAATGGACAACAACATGCTAATGATGTGGCTGAAGACCAGGGGGCCTCTATTGAAGTAATACTTCAGCCTTTTGATGAAAGTGAGTCGTACAACCATGTGAAAACTGGCAGTCGGAAATCCTCCAAAACCTTCAAGTGTCTCATTTGTGGCAAAGATTTTGGTTCCCTTACCAAACTAAAGAGGCACAAGACTATCCATCATGATGGCTTGACAAACAAAAGGAGTCAGTCAAATTCTGCGACCCACAAAATACATGCAGAAGTCAAACCAGAGACTTGTATTGAAGCTGAGCGTCCACCACTGGCAAGTGCCACAACACGTAGCCCTCCAAATTTGACTAGACTTCCAGACTTTGAGCAGTCTGATGCTAACTGTGATCTTGTTTGTCATCTTTGTGGCAAAGTTTACACTTATCAAAAGaactttgacaaacaccagaaGTTTTGCGTGGTCCGTAATAAACAACAAGCAGAGACGGACCAACAGTGTTCCACAAGCTTAGCTCATCTCTCCAAACTAAACCCTGCTGATACAGCCACAGAGTCTCCCCCCAGTGAAACGGAAACTGAGCCTTCACATGTTGTTCCCCAGGAATCTTTAGAATCACCTCAACAGCAAACATGTAAAAGGAGCAGTCGTGTTAAACAATGCTCCGTATGTCGAGAAGTCTTTAGCTGTTCTGCTGACTTGATGAGTCACATGAGATGCCACATTGAACAAAAAGACTCTGACAACTTCAAAGACTACGAGACACATCAAGAAGATAAATGCAGAGTTTCACAGCAACATTCACAGGACAATCCCctcagcaacacaaagaaaagcaaacaggagAATCCAGTTGTTTCAAGTGGTAGAAGTCACGTCCCACTAATCACAGATGGACCTGCCAACTCTCAGGCTGTGAAGCCATGTAAATCAACAGTGAAGTGTCAGGAATGTGAGCAGGTTTTTACCTACCATAAGAGCTTTGAGAAGCACCAGAGTAAATGTTCCATCAAAGGTCCTCAAaggacaaagcaaacaaaaacaaatttctCTATTATCATTGGGTGTGATTTCCAATCAGCTGACAATACCAGCAGGAGCCGTGATGAGACAAGTTCTGGAACTGCAAAACCTACAATCTCAGCAGATGATGCAAACACTTCCCAGGCAAAAACTCGCACCTTTAAATGCAACATGTGTGATAAGAACTTTTCAAAAATTTCCCAGATGAAAGAACATTATTCCAAGTCACATAAAGTCACTGAGTCATACCCATGCACTTTGTGCAAGAGAACTTTTGTGAGGATGTCTGAATTGGTTAGACATCAGCAAAATATGAAGTTGTACCAGTGCGTCACCTGCAAGAAATGTTTCTCGAAATCTAGACTAAAAGATCATGAAAAAATACACGATGCGTGTGTAACACCAAATATTTGTGAAACATGCGGGCAAAGCTTCAGATTACATGCTTATCTGGTTTTGCACCAGAGAAAGCACAGAGACAAGCAGCCTAATGTTTGTTCCCACTGTGGAAAACACTATAGTACAAAATATGGCCTGAAAGCCCACATGGTGAGGCACACAGGTGGTTATCCATGCCCAGTGTGCGGAAAGAAATTCtatcaaaaaatatatctgaGATGGCAtttgtacaaacacacagggaaagaGCCGTACCTCTGCGACACCTGTGGGAAAGGTTGGCcgactgcagctcagctcaagTGTCACATGGTTCACCATCAAGAGGAAAGGCCGTTCAAGTGTGAAGACTGTGGTCATTGTTACAAGAGGCAATCCAATTTGATCGCTCACCGTAGAGCTGTACATATCCGGCTGCGTCCATTCTCGTGTGAGGTTTGCAACAAAGGCTTTAGATTAAACAAGGAGCTTAGACAACACATGAGGGTTCATACAGGGGAGCGGCCATTCATGTGTACAAGGTGTGGCAAAAAGTTCAAGAGAAAAGTTCACCTTcagcaacacagcaaaaatGCATGTCGGTAA